The following is a genomic window from Nitrososphaerota archaeon.
ACCAGCCTGAAGTACGACCCTTCGGCCGGGACACCTACCACGTTGAAAAGTCCAACCGGGAACCGGGGCGTCCTCCTCTCCTTACCGTCCACCAGAACCTTCCCCGTCTTCGTCATGTACTTCAGTTCTCTCGAGAGCTCCGCCATGGAAGCGAGGTCTCGGACAACCACCCCCAGAGGGTAGGACGAAGAGATGGGGTATGGACCTGGTTGGGGCTTGAACACGAACCTGCTCGACTTGCGCGAGATGTCCCAGTTTCTCGGCGCGGCAAGACGCTTCAGCTTGTTCCTTCCACCCTTCTTCCCCATCAGGCAGGCGCCTCCAGCTTCCCCTTCCTCAACTTGTCGTCAAGCGAAAGAGAGGTCACGACCAGGTTGGAAGAGCTTACCGGGACCGGGGCGTTCCCTCCCTTCAGCTTCTCCCGGTTCACCCCTTCCACGTTCACGACCCCCGAGCTAGGGTTGACGCGCGTCACCTTCCCTTCTATGTCCTTGAACTCGCCTCTGACTATCCTGACGGTGTCCCCGACACGCGGCCTGACTGTCCGCCTGTGGTGCTTCTCCCTCAGATCTGGCGAAAGTTGAGATCCGAACTTCATGCTCCCACCTATACTATTATGGACGCCAAGTTGGCTATCCTGGGCCACTTTTCTGCGGCCTCGCTCGCTACAGGGCCCTTGATGTCAGTCCCCTTTAGGTCTCCTTCGGGGGTGATGATGACAGCGGCGTTGTCCTCGAAGACGATTCTCTGACCGCTCACCCTCCGCACCGGGTACTTCTGCCTCACTATGACAGCCCCGAAGACGGTCTTCTTCAGCTCTGGGGGCCCTTTCTTCACGACGCAGACAATCGAGTCGCCGACGGAAGCGGATGGGACCCTGCTCAACCTCCCCTTCGCCTTCGTGACCTGGACGACCCGGAGCGTCTTCGCCCCGGTGTTATCTGCGCAGGTGATTACTGCATAGAGCGGGATGGCTCTCGTTATGTAGTTCTTGAACTCCTCCACGCCCTTGGCAGAGACGGCACGAGACTTCGTCGACACTACGCGCCCCTCCTGGACTCTACCACTACGAAGGAGATCGTCTTCGAAAGCGGTCTGCACTCACCCAAGGTGACCGAATCTCCTTCCCTGACTTCGATGCATGGCGGGACGTGGGCGCTGACCCTGCTCCTCCGCCTCTCTCCCCTGCTGAACTTTGGTACCATGTGTAGGTACTCCATCTGCACGACGGCAAAGCTCTTCTCTGAAGCGGAAACCGCCCTCCCGGACAGCAGCCGCCCCCTTATCTTCAGGTGGCCATGGAAAGGGCACCTCTCGTCCTGGCATTTCTTCTTCGGTGGGGCCACTTCGAGGCCAGCAGCGTTCATGCGGCGTCGCTTCCTATCCGGTCCTGGAGCCTGCCGGCAAGGCCGGCTCCCGGCACGACCTTCCCGGACTCGAGCCTGAACGTCGAGGTCCCCTTCTCGACCCTCATGACGCCTTCCTTTGTCCCAAGCAGGAGGGTCTTCGCAGTGTCCAGCAGCACGGTTCCCTCCCTCCCCACCTTGGAGGGATCGCTTGACGCGACCACCGTCACCCTTTCACCCACGACGTTCATTCCGCTACACCCTTTTCGTGCATGACAGTGACAACCCTGGCGATGTCCTTCCTAATCCTCCTTATGTTCCCGACGTCCTTCTTGACTATCCCCCTCTGGGCGCCGCCTGCGAGCTTGGAGAGCTCCGACCTGAGGTCGAAGAGCGTCTGCCGAAGCTTGTCAGCGTCCTGGTTCCTGAGATCCTTGGGTTTCAGATGTGGCATCTTCTTTCTTTTCCTCCTTGACGTCTTCCTTCATCTGGAAGTCCGGCGGAAGCGCGTCCCTGAGCGCGATCTTGACCTTAATCCCGTAGAGGCCGAGCTTCATCTGGAGGTCGGTGGTTGCCTCGCTGACCGACCTGTCCGCTGTGTCTCCGCTCTTGGGGACTACCCCTGCTCTGTACTTCTCGCCGTGGGACCTGTCGCTCCTCAGCTTCCCCGCTACGGAGATCTCCACGCCGGCGGCCCCCGCGTTCATGATGTTGTTCACGGACCACTGCGCCGCCCTGCGGAACGCCGTCCCGCGGGAAACAATCTGTCCAATCCTCGCGGCCATTATCCTGGCGTTGAGCTCCGGGTTCTCCACCTCAGTGACCGCTATCTGAGGGTTCGGGAAGGTGAACTTGGTGGCCACCTTGTCCGTAAGGTCCTTGATCCCTGTCCCGCGCCTCCCTATGGCGAGCCCCGGCCGAGCCACGTAGACTTTCAAGGTGGTTCCGACGGGAGACTTTTGCACTTCCAGCCCACCGTATCCGGCATCCCGCAGCTCCTTCTCGAAGAACTCGTCCAGGTCAGCATACGACTTGCTCGTCGTCAGAATCGACTTTACGGTGGTTCGCTGCTGGACGGACATCCCTACACTTCCTTGCCTACTAACTCGATGTGGACCAGCTGGTGGAAGTTCGGAGAACTCCTCCCGAAGGCCCTCGGAACGTAGTCCTTCACTGTCCTCCCCGCATACCCTGCCGCGTGGATGATCCGGACCCTTTCCGGGTCGAGACCCTTGAACTCCGAGTTGCCCTGAAGGTTGTGGAGGACGTCCAGATATGCCTTCGCAGCCTTCACAGGATACGAGCCGGTCGGGAACCCCTGCAGCTCGCTCCTATGCCCGACCTTGAGCTTGTGCCGCCTGAAGGCGACAGGCATCTTCTTGGCCTCCACCTGCTCCATCAGATCGATGGCCTTTGTCAGGTACATTCCTTTGACCGTTACCGCGACCTCACGGGCGGCCTTCGGAGAGACGTTTACCTCGCGCCCGCTGGCCCTGACATGTACCGCTGGGTCGAAACCCTCGAAACTGTAACCATAGTGAGGCACTTTACCCCTCTCGTAGACCCGGCCGATTGTTGATGCGGTTATAAACGTGTCCATGTGAAACGGGGAGTCAGCCCGAAAACGGGCGTTTTCGCCGCCCAGCATAGGTTTACAAAATCTGCGGCGCCTTCGGGGAAAGGCCTAAGAAAATATCTCAGACCACCCTTGACGGGGAAGTTGGTAGAGGCACTTAGGCACGACTTGGTCATCGTAGGGTCAGGGATTGCGGGCCTGAGGGCCGCCATCGAGGCGGCCAAGGTCAGCAACGGGAAGCTGGACATAGCCGTGGTGACCAAGGTACAGGCCATGCGCTCCCACTCGGTGAGCGCCGAGGGCGGGACAGCGGCGGTACTTTATCCCGAGTTGGGGGACTCCTTGGATTCCCATGCCTTCGACACGGTGAAGGGCTCGGACTACCTGGCCGACCAAGATGCTGTCGAGCGGTTTGTGAAAGAGATGCCCGGAGAGA
Proteins encoded in this region:
- the rplX gene encoding 50S ribosomal protein L24 → MKFGSQLSPDLREKHHRRTVRPRVGDTVRIVRGEFKDIEGKVTRVNPSSGVVNVEGVNREKLKGGNAPVPVSSSNLVVTSLSLDDKLRKGKLEAPA
- a CDS encoding 50S ribosomal protein L14 → MEEFKNYITRAIPLYAVITCADNTGAKTLRVVQVTKAKGRLSRVPSASVGDSIVCVVKKGPPELKKTVFGAVIVRQKYPVRRVSGQRIVFEDNAAVIITPEGDLKGTDIKGPVASEAAEKWPRIANLASIIV
- a CDS encoding 30S ribosomal protein S17 — encoded protein: MNAAGLEVAPPKKKCQDERCPFHGHLKIRGRLLSGRAVSASEKSFAVVQMEYLHMVPKFSRGERRRSRVSAHVPPCIEVREGDSVTLGECRPLSKTISFVVVESRRGA
- a CDS encoding ribonuclease P protein subunit — protein: MNVVGERVTVVASSDPSKVGREGTVLLDTAKTLLLGTKEGVMRVEKGTSTFRLESGKVVPGAGLAGRLQDRIGSDAA
- the rpmC gene encoding 50S ribosomal protein L29; protein product: MPHLKPKDLRNQDADKLRQTLFDLRSELSKLAGGAQRGIVKKDVGNIRRIRKDIARVVTVMHEKGVAE
- a CDS encoding 30S ribosomal protein S3, whose product is MSVQQRTTVKSILTTSKSYADLDEFFEKELRDAGYGGLEVQKSPVGTTLKVYVARPGLAIGRRGTGIKDLTDKVATKFTFPNPQIAVTEVENPELNARIMAARIGQIVSRGTAFRRAAQWSVNNIMNAGAAGVEISVAGKLRSDRSHGEKYRAGVVPKSGDTADRSVSEATTDLQMKLGLYGIKVKIALRDALPPDFQMKEDVKEEKKEDATSETQGSQEPGR
- a CDS encoding 50S ribosomal protein L22 — translated: MPHYGYSFEGFDPAVHVRASGREVNVSPKAAREVAVTVKGMYLTKAIDLMEQVEAKKMPVAFRRHKLKVGHRSELQGFPTGSYPVKAAKAYLDVLHNLQGNSEFKGLDPERVRIIHAAGYAGRTVKDYVPRAFGRSSPNFHQLVHIELVGKEV